The Neomonachus schauinslandi chromosome 4, ASM220157v2, whole genome shotgun sequence genome includes a region encoding these proteins:
- the C1QA gene encoding complement C1q subcomponent subunit A, producing MEAPWGWLVVCVLAISLASTVTQDVCRAPNGRNGAAGPPGRDGRPGLKGEQGEPGAPGMRTGIRGLKGDQGDPGSPGSPGNMGFPGPSGPLGLPGFPGPKGIKGNPGNIKDQPRPAFSAIRRNPPMGGNVVIFDTVITNQEGPYQNHTGRFLCAVPGYYYFTFQVVSKWDICLSIVSSGRGLFRRSLGFCDTNSKGIFQVVSGGMVLQLQQGDQVWIEKDPAKGRIYQGSEADSVFSGFLIFPSI from the exons ATGGAAGCCCCGTGGGGCTGGCTGGTGGTCTGTGTGCTGGCCATATCCCTGGCCTCTACAGTGACCCAGGATGTGTGCCGAGCACCGAACGGGAGGAATGGGGCTGCAGGACCACCCGGCCGAGACGGACGGCCAGGCCTCAAGGGGGAGCAAGGGGAGCCCG GGGCTCCTGGCATGCGGACGGGCATCCGAGGCCTTAAAGGAGACCAAGGGGACCCTGGGTCCCCGGGAAGCCCTGGCAACATGGGCTTCCCTGGGCCCAGTGGCCCCCTGGGGCTCCCTGGCTTCCCAGGACCGAAAGGCATCAAGGGCAACCCAGGAAACATCAAGGACCAGCCACGGCCGGCCTTCTCAGCCATAAGGCGGAACCCACCAATGGGTGGCAACGTGGTCATCTTCGACACGGTCATCACCAACCAGGAAGGCCCATACCAGAACCACACGGGCCGGTTCCTCTGTGCTGTGCCCGGCTACTATTACTTCACTTTCCAGGTGGTGTCCAAGTGGGACATCTGCCTGTCCATCGTGTCGTCTGGGAGGGGCCTGTTCCGGCGCTCCTTGGGCTTCTGTGACACCAACAGCAAGGGAATTTTCCAGGTGGTGTCCGGGGGTATGGTTCTCCAGCTACAGCAAGGGGACCAGGTCTGGATTGAAAAAGACCCCGCCAAGGGCCGCATTTACCAGGGTTCTGAGGCGGATAGCGTCTTCAGCGGCTTCCTCATCTTCCCGTCCATCTGA